GGGCGCAGTTCCTCTATCCACTGGTGTTCACGACCTCGACCGACCAACTGGTGCTGCCGGTCGGTATCATCACCTCCTTGATCAAGGGTGACGTGTTCGCCTGGGGACAGATCATGACCGGCGCCCTGCTCGGGGCTGCGCCGCCACTGATCATCTACGCGTTCCTGATGGACTACTACATTGCCGGCCTGACCGCCGGCGCGACAAAGGGTTGATATCAATGGCTGACGTCACGTTGCGCAAGGTTATCAAGCGTTATGACGAGGTCGAGGCGGTGCGCGGCATCGATCTCGACATCGCCGACCATGAGTTTGTCGTGCTGGTGGGGCCTTCGGGCTGCGGGAAATCGACCACGCTGCGGATGATCGCGGGGCTCGAGGACATCACCGACGGCGACATCATGATCGGCGGCGACGTCGTCAACGACGTGCCGCCGAAGGACCGCGACATCGCGATGGTGTTCCAGAATTACGCGCTCTATCCGCATATGACGGTCGCGGAGAACATGTCGTTCGGACTGCGCCTGAAGCGTTATCCGAAAGCCGAGATCAAGACGCGGATCGACGAGGCCGCCCGCATGCTGGATATCGTCGAATTGGTCGACCGCAAGCCGAAGCAATTGTCGGGCGGCCAGCGCCAGCGCGTCGCCATGGGCCGCGCCATCGTGCGCAACCCCAAGGTGTTCCTGTTCGACGAACCGCTGTCCAACCTCGACGCCAAGCTGCGGGTCCAGATGCGGATCGAGATCAAGAAGGTGCATCAGAAGGTACGCACCACGACGGTCTACGTCACCCACGACCAGGTCGAGGCGATGACGCTTGCCGACAGGGTGGTGGTCATGAACCACGGCCGCATCGAACAGATCGGGACGCCGAACGAGCTCTATCACCACCCGGCAACGCGTTTTGTCGCCGGGTTCATCGGCTCGCCGGCGATGAATTTCGTGCCCTGCCGCATCGAAGACATCGCCGGCAAGCTGCACATCCGCCTGACCGACCGCCTCGCCTTCCCGCTGCCGCCGGCTCGCGCGGCAAGGTATCAGGGCGTCCCGCGAAACGAGAAGCTGCAGCTCGGCTTGCGGCCCGAGCACATTACCGAAGCGAGCGCGCATGCCGAGCCCGGCGTCGAAACCTTCGAGGCCATGCTCGACGTCACCGAACCGATGGGCATGGAGACGCTGATCTATTTCACGATGGAAGGCGCGCAGATCTGCGGACGGGTCAATCCCAATGCCGGCGCGCGCGATGGCGCCCCGCTCCGATTGGCAGTGGACCTCAACAATATGCACCTGCTAAATGAGGCCACCGGCGCCGTGTTGTGACGGCCGCATAACAAGAAAAGGACCGGGGGCTCCGGAATGGCGACGAACAAGAAGAAAATTCTCATCACTGAATCGTTTTCGCAATCGGGACGAGCTCTGCTACGGGAACGCGACGACATCGACCTCGTCGAATTCCCGAATATGATATCCGCCGGGGATTTCGAAGCCATGCTCAAGGAGCAGGCGCCGGTACATGGCGTGGCATTGGGCGCCACCCGGTTCGGCGAGCCGGAGCTCGAGGCCTCCAGGGACATGAAGGTGGTGACCCGGATCGGCGTCGGCTACGACGCCGTCGATGTTCCGGCGCTGAGCCGCCGCAAGGTGCCGCTGATGGTCGCCGGCACCGCGAATTCGCCGTCGGTCGCCGAACAGGCGTTGTTCATGATGCTGACGCTGGCCAAGCGCGCCGTCGAAATGCATTCCATCGTCAAGGACGGCAAATGGGCCAGCCGGCTCGGCATGCTGCCTTATGATCTGTTCGGCAAGACCGTGCTGATCGTGGGCTTCGGCCGCATCGGCACCCGCACCGCCAAGCGCTGCCTGGCCATGGAAATGGACGTGCTGGTCTACGATCCCTACAAGCCTGCCGCCGAAATCAAGGCGGCCGGCTGCGAGCCGGTCGCCGATCTCGATGCCGCGCTGCCGCGCGCCGATTTCGTCAGCATCCACTGCCCGAAGAACCCGGAAACGGTCGGGATGTTCAATGCGGCGCGGCTGAAACGGATGAAGGCGACCGCCTACCTGATCAACACCGCGCGCGGCGGTATCGTCGACGAGCCGGCGCTGTATGACGCGTTGACGTCCGGCAAGCTTGCGGGCGCCGGTCTCGACGTATTCGAGCAGGAGCCTCCGCCGTCAGGGCATTCGCTGTTCGAGCTTCCCAATGTCATCATGGCGCCGCACGTGGCGGGGGTGACGCGGGAAGCGGTCGACCGGATGAGCGAGCAGACTGCGCGCAATATCCTGAGCGCGCTCGACGGCCAGCCGATACGCCAGAACGTCATCAATCAGGATGTGCTCGGCTGAGCCCGAGACCTCGCCGGCCGGCACGACTTGGCGGCACCAGACCCCTTCAGCGGCTTTACGGGTATCAAGATGGCTTTCAAGGAATACGGCAGCTATGACGCGACCGGTCTTGCCGATCTCGTCCGCAACAAGCAGGTCAGCCCCGGCGAATTGCTGGACGAGGCGATCGCCCGCACCGCCAAGGTCGATCCGCAGATCAACGCCGTCGTCGTCAAGCATTACGACTATGCGAAGCGGCAGATCGACAAGGGGCTTCCGGACGGGCCCTTCACCGGCGTGCCGTTTCTGCTGAAGGATCTGGATATCCTGGAGGGCACGCGGACGACCTTCGGCGCCAGCGTATTCAAGGACGATGTCGCCGATCATACCGGCACCCTCGCCCAGCGTTTCCTCGCCGCCGGCGTCACCATCTTTGGAAAGAGCGCCAGTCCCGAATTCGGATTGATGCCGACCACCGAGTCGCGCCTGTTTGGCCCCACCCGGAATCCGTGGAATTTGGCGCATTCCTCGGGCGGTTCGTCCGGCGGCGCCGCCGCTGCGGTTGCTGCGCGTATTCTTCCCGTCGCGCATGCCAGCGACGGCGGCGGCTCGATCCGCATTCCCGCTTCCGCCTCCGGCGTGTTCGGATTGAAACCGACCCGGGCGCGCAATCCGCTCGGGCCCGATCGCGGCGAAGGCTGGGGCGGATTTTCCTGCGGCCATGTGGTGAGCATCAGTGTCCGCGACAGCGCCGCAATGATGGACGCGGTCCACGGGGCTGAACCGTCGAGTCCCTATGTGGCGCCGCCGCCGGCGCGGCCATTCCTCGAGGAGGCCGGACGCGATCCCGGGCGGTTGCGCATCGCTTTCACCGACAAGTCGCCCTATGGTGACGCCATCGATCCGGAAATCGCCGCAGCCACCCGCGAGATCGCGGCGCTGCTCGCCGGCCTCGGCCATCACGTCGAGGAACGGGCGCCGCCACTCGCCGCCGATCCGGCGGTCGTGATGTCGACCATCGTGGCTGCCAACACCGCGCTGAACGTGCGGTTTGCCGAGCAGCGCTTCAAGCGCGCGATGACGGCAGATGATTTCGAGGTGCTGACGCTGGCGAGCGCCCACAACGCGCAAAAGGCGACCGCAACCGATTATGTGGCCGCGCAGCTGGGCGCGTTCCAGATTTCGCGGGCGCTGGCCACCTTCTTCGAGAGCTGCGATGTGTTCCTGTGTCCGACGCTGTGTTCGCCGCCGCTGCGGATCGGTGAACTGAACACCATGTCGGAGGATCTGTCGCACATCGCTCCGATCCTGCGGCGCTATATGCCGGCCACCGCGATGTTCAACATGTCCGGCCAGCCCGCGATGTCGGTGCCGCTGGCATGGAATGCGGCCGGATTGCCGCTCGGCATGATGTTCTCCGCCAGATTTGGCGACGAGGGAACTTTATTCCGTCTGGCGGGCCAACTCGAACAGGCGCGGCCCTGGAAGGACAAATTGCCGCCGGTATGCGCGTAAGCGCGCACTTGCCACGGACAAAACTCAGCCTCATTCGCGCGCGAAGAAAAGCCACCGGCACGGTAACGGGGACACCGATTCCGCTGACGGAATTTTTATCCGGAGGCGAATAGTGAGCCAGAGCGACCCGACCGATCATGCGCTGGCGGCCATTGCCAGCATCCTCGATCACCCGGAGCCTCATCGCGAGCCGGAGGAGAAAGCCGCGGTCGAGGAGAAGCCTGTCGCGCCCGTAACAGTAGAAGCCGATGGCTATTCGAAGATCGGTCCCGGTCCGATGGCGGCGCTCCGCTTCAAATGGACCGTTCGCCGCGACGACGATGGCGAATATTATGTACATGAGACGATCGGCGAGAGTTCCGTACCTGTCGTCACCGGGCCGCTGCCCGCCGATGCCGCCATCAGGCTGGTGGACGATCGCGCAAGCGAGGCGCGGCAGCGGTTCGAACAGCTTCGAAGCGAAATGGCGGGACGCGCCGCAGCCGCCAACCTGCTCCGGAGAGATAGCGGCGAAATGTGATTTGCGATCCTAAATTGGCCTGACTTGCAGGGACGCTTTTGAACCAAACTCGCTGGACACACGACTCATAGCCATGAAAGTGACCTGGATCACGTTGCGGAACACCACGGCAACGTACGGTCGACACTGAGATTTCACTGCTCAGGGGATCATGATGAAGAAGCTTTTTGCTGTCGCGGCGCTGTTGCTGGCGAGCACGGCCGCGCAGGCCCAGTACACCTTCGAATATGGCGGACGCACCATCCGCATCGATCCGGATCGCGGCACGGTTTCGATCCCGGGCGTCTACGACAACACCGGACGCAAGGCCAAGCGCCCGCGCGACGATCAGGACACGGACCGTACGCCCAAGCAGGCGCCGCAACAGGCGAAGAATGATCCGCAGGCGCCTGTCGTCGAGCCCGCGCCTGCGCCCGTTCAACAAGCCCCTGCGGCAGCCGCGCCTTCAGCCGAGCCTTCCAGGGCAACCGCGAATGTCGCACCGGCGGGTACCGCCCCTGCGACCCAACCTCCAGCCAGCGCGCCC
The sequence above is drawn from the Bradyrhizobium sediminis genome and encodes:
- a CDS encoding ABC transporter ATP-binding protein; protein product: MADVTLRKVIKRYDEVEAVRGIDLDIADHEFVVLVGPSGCGKSTTLRMIAGLEDITDGDIMIGGDVVNDVPPKDRDIAMVFQNYALYPHMTVAENMSFGLRLKRYPKAEIKTRIDEAARMLDIVELVDRKPKQLSGGQRQRVAMGRAIVRNPKVFLFDEPLSNLDAKLRVQMRIEIKKVHQKVRTTTVYVTHDQVEAMTLADRVVVMNHGRIEQIGTPNELYHHPATRFVAGFIGSPAMNFVPCRIEDIAGKLHIRLTDRLAFPLPPARAARYQGVPRNEKLQLGLRPEHITEASAHAEPGVETFEAMLDVTEPMGMETLIYFTMEGAQICGRVNPNAGARDGAPLRLAVDLNNMHLLNEATGAVL
- a CDS encoding hydroxyacid dehydrogenase: MATNKKKILITESFSQSGRALLRERDDIDLVEFPNMISAGDFEAMLKEQAPVHGVALGATRFGEPELEASRDMKVVTRIGVGYDAVDVPALSRRKVPLMVAGTANSPSVAEQALFMMLTLAKRAVEMHSIVKDGKWASRLGMLPYDLFGKTVLIVGFGRIGTRTAKRCLAMEMDVLVYDPYKPAAEIKAAGCEPVADLDAALPRADFVSIHCPKNPETVGMFNAARLKRMKATAYLINTARGGIVDEPALYDALTSGKLAGAGLDVFEQEPPPSGHSLFELPNVIMAPHVAGVTREAVDRMSEQTARNILSALDGQPIRQNVINQDVLG
- a CDS encoding amidase — protein: MAFKEYGSYDATGLADLVRNKQVSPGELLDEAIARTAKVDPQINAVVVKHYDYAKRQIDKGLPDGPFTGVPFLLKDLDILEGTRTTFGASVFKDDVADHTGTLAQRFLAAGVTIFGKSASPEFGLMPTTESRLFGPTRNPWNLAHSSGGSSGGAAAAVAARILPVAHASDGGGSIRIPASASGVFGLKPTRARNPLGPDRGEGWGGFSCGHVVSISVRDSAAMMDAVHGAEPSSPYVAPPPARPFLEEAGRDPGRLRIAFTDKSPYGDAIDPEIAAATREIAALLAGLGHHVEERAPPLAADPAVVMSTIVAANTALNVRFAEQRFKRAMTADDFEVLTLASAHNAQKATATDYVAAQLGAFQISRALATFFESCDVFLCPTLCSPPLRIGELNTMSEDLSHIAPILRRYMPATAMFNMSGQPAMSVPLAWNAAGLPLGMMFSARFGDEGTLFRLAGQLEQARPWKDKLPPVCA